One segment of Primulina tabacum isolate GXHZ01 chromosome 6, ASM2559414v2, whole genome shotgun sequence DNA contains the following:
- the LOC142549978 gene encoding uncharacterized protein LOC142549978: MKITQSFTSVTYPQANGQTEVVNRIIVQALKTRLQDKGKDWVEKLPSVLWAYRTTPRAPTQETPFNLVYGSEVVLPVEIGQTSSRVESYPDDNDQSRAMELDLVE, encoded by the coding sequence ATGAAGATCACCCAGTCCTTTACCTCTGTTACCTATCCTCAAGCTAATGGCCAAACAGAGGTTGTGaatagaattattgtacaagcactgaaaacaaggCTGCAAGATAAGGGAAAGGACTGGGTGGAAAAATTACCCAGTGTACTCTGGGCGTACAGAACCACCCCTCGGGCACCTACCCAAGAAACTCCTTTCAACTTGGTATACGGTTCTGAAGTAGTCCTACCAGTAGAGATTGGGCAAACGTCttcccgggtagaatcttacccggacGACAATGATCAAAGCCGGGCCATGGAGTTGGATTTGGTAGAATAA
- the LOC142549976 gene encoding uncharacterized protein LOC142549976 — protein sequence MNLPHNDAVVIQAWVANYDILRVFVDSGSSVNVIFKYAFMQIDLQGYHLKTVETALFGFAGHVVYPGGEIVLLLTLGSQDLKKTVMTSFTMVDSPSSYNIILGRPAMNELRAVASTYHQKIKFPVGARVGEVRGNQPSSRKCYVEAARADQSKTKREGKKERVDEGGERLVEKGEVHFVAEEEHEMIEFGPEQKIWVARDLSASTRVSLINCLKANIHVFAWSQQELTGISPLISEHQLNILLGSHPVKQKKMHFGPEKDKVIDEQVKDLLKAGHIREIQFLTWLSNVVLVPKSTRKWRMCVDFRDLNKACPKDHYPLLRIDQLVDSTSGFELLSFIDAYQGYHQIPLDKSDQDKASFITSGRVFEKQLGRNVEVYVDDILGKSKEVAHFIVDLEETFATLMHYGIKLNPAKCIFGVKSDKFLDFIMTDRGIEDLKIHLAELPVLVKPEPVEKLFVYLSTTECAVISVIIKEERSDQKPVYYVSHALRGPEPRYSEIEKISLALIMTARKLRSYFLSHQIIVLTNSPLGRIMTHSEVSGQMIKWTVELGEYDIEYKPLVAIKAQALSDLLSEMVQPEEEEVWRVFVDGASSLAGCGVGVVIIFLLGEKIKLALRIDSRIKGVYEAKDDRMIKYLRLIQAQAETFVDWSIEQIPREDNGEADALAKMAASLS from the exons ATGAATCTACCCCATAATGACGCCGTGGTTATCCAAGCCTGGGTAGCCAATTACGATATTTTAAGAGTTTTCGTGGACTCGGGTAGCTCTGTTAATGTCATCTTTAAATACGCCTTCATGCAGATAGATTTGCAGGGCTATCACTTGAAAACTGTAGAGACTGCACTCTTTGGCTTTGCTGGCCACGTGGTTTACCCGGGAGGGGAGATTGTGTTGCTACTAACTTTGGGCTCCCAAGATCTTAAAAAGACAGTAATGACCTCTTTCACTATGGTGGACTCCCCATCTTCATACAACATCATTCTAGGGAGGCCAGCCATGAATGAATTGAGAGCCGTGGCATCCACCTACCACCAAAAGATCAAATTTCCTGTGGGAGCCCGGGTAGGAGAAGTCCGGGGAAACCAACCTTCTTCCCGAAAATGCTATGTGGAAGCAGCTCGGGCTGATCAGAGTAAAACCAAGAGGGAAGGGAAGAAAGAAAGAGTGGATGAAGGAGGAGAAAGATTAGTGGAGAAGGGAGAGGTACATTTTGTGGCAGAGGAGGAACATGAGATGATAGAGTTCGGACCAGAGCAGAAAATCTGGGTGGCTCGGGACCTCAGTGCATCCACCCGGGTTAGCTTGATCAATTGTTTAAAAGCTAATATTCATGTGTTTGCCTGGTCCCAACAGGAGTTGACAGGGATCTCGCCTCTAATATCGGAGCATCAATTGAATATTCTCCTGGGATCTCACCCGGTGAAACAGAAGAAGATGCACTTTGGTCCTGAAAAGGACAAAGTTATTGATGAACAGGTGAAAGATCTGCTGAAAGCTGGCCACATTcgagaaattcaatttcttaCATGGCTTTCGAATGTGGTGCTGGTACCTAAGTCCACCAGAAAGTGGAGAATGTGCGTAGATTTCCGCGACCTCAACAAAGCTTGCCCCAAAGACCATTATCCCCTACTCAGGATTGACCAACTGGTGGATTCCACCTCGGGCTTTGAACTGCTGAGTTTCATAGATGCCTACCAgggatatcatcaaattcccCTGGATAAGAGtgatcaagataaagccagcttcatcacctcggggAG AGTCTTTGAGAAGCAACTGGGTCGGAATGTGGAGGTATACGTGGATGATATCTTGGGCAAGTCTAAAGAGGTGGCACATTTCATCGTTGATCTGGAGGAAACCTTTGCCACTCTAATGCATTACGGGATAAAGCTCAACCCTGCCAAATGCATTTTTGGTGTGAAGAGTGACAAGTTTTTGGATTTCATAATGACCGACCGGGGGATTGAG GACTTAAAGATTCACCTTGCAGAGCTCCCTGTATTGGTGAAGCCGGAGCCCGTGGAAAAACTGTTCGTTTATCTGTCTACTACGGAGTGTGCTGTCATCTCGGTTATAATAAAAGAAGAAAGATCTGATCAAAAGCCTGTCTACTATGTCAGTCATGCTCTAAGAGGCCCCGAGCCTCGTTACAGTGAGATAGAGAAGATTTCTTTGGCCTTGATCATGACCGCCCGGAAGCTACGATCTTACTTCCTGTCACATCAAATCATTGTTCTTACGAATAGTCCTCTTGGCAGGATCATGACTCATTCAGAAGTATCCGGACAGATGATCAAGTGGACAGTAGAGTTAGGAGAATATGACATTGAATACAAGCCTCTGGTTGCCATCAAAGCCCAAGCCTTATCAGATTTATTATCCGAGATGGTTCAACCCGAGGAAGAAGAAGTATGGAGAGTGTTTGTGGATGGGGCGTCTAGCCTTGCTGGTTGTGGAGTAGGGGTTGTAATAATATTTCTCCTGGGAGAAAAGATTAAATTGGCATTAAGGATTGATTCCCGG ATAAAGGGCGTTTATGAAGCTAAGGATGACAGGATGATCAAATATCTACGGCTCATTCAAGCCCAAGCAGAAACTTTTgtggattggagtattgaacaaATACCCCGGGAGGATAATGGAGAGGCTGATGCTCTGGCAAAAATGGCTGCTTCACTATCATGA